One region of Mycolicibacterium rhodesiae NBB3 genomic DNA includes:
- a CDS encoding crotonase/enoyl-CoA hydratase family protein, translating to MSGGVRVEKNGPVTTVIMNRPEARNAVNGPAAAGLYAAFDGFDKDDSAAVAVLWGDNGTFCAGADLKAIGTPDSNPVHRTGPGPMGPSRMVLSKPVIAAVSGYAVAGGLELALWCDMRVVEEDAIMGVFCRRWGVPLIDGGTVRLPRIVGHGRAMDMILTGRAVDAAEAHAIGLANRVVPKGEARQRAEELAAELAALPQECMRSDRLSALHQWGLPEAEAMDFEFGSMSRVSAESMQGAARFAAGAGRHGASA from the coding sequence ATGAGCGGTGGCGTGCGGGTGGAGAAGAACGGTCCGGTGACGACGGTCATCATGAATCGTCCCGAGGCGCGCAACGCCGTCAACGGTCCTGCCGCCGCGGGGCTCTACGCGGCGTTCGACGGGTTCGACAAAGACGACTCGGCCGCCGTCGCGGTGCTCTGGGGTGACAACGGAACCTTCTGTGCGGGAGCCGATCTCAAGGCCATAGGAACGCCGGATTCCAACCCGGTGCATCGCACGGGTCCCGGCCCGATGGGGCCGAGCCGGATGGTGCTCTCGAAACCCGTGATCGCCGCGGTGAGCGGTTACGCCGTCGCCGGCGGTCTCGAGCTGGCGCTCTGGTGCGATATGCGCGTGGTCGAAGAGGACGCCATCATGGGCGTCTTCTGCCGCCGCTGGGGTGTCCCGCTCATCGACGGCGGCACGGTGCGACTACCGAGAATCGTCGGTCACGGTCGTGCCATGGACATGATCCTGACCGGGCGAGCGGTGGATGCCGCCGAGGCACACGCCATCGGACTCGCCAACCGCGTGGTGCCGAAAGGTGAAGCGCGCCAACGGGCCGAGGAACTCGCGGCCGAGCTTGCCGCGCTGCCCCAGGAGTGCATGCGTTCGGATCGTCTGTCGGCGCTCCACCAGTGGGGGCTGCCGGAGGCCGAGGCGATGGACTTCGAGTTCGGCAGCATGTCGCGAGTTTCCGCGGAGTCGATGCAGGGCGCCGCACGATTCGCGGCGGGAGCGGGCCGCCACGGCGCGAGCGCTTGA
- a CDS encoding PaaX family transcriptional regulator C-terminal domain-containing protein: protein MPKTLARMTARSVVLSVLLGAHPAWASAGQLIRLTADFDIKEPTVRVALTRMVSAGDLIRSEDGYRLSDRLLARQRRQDDAINPRLRAWDGSWKTLVITSIGTDARTRAGLRNILQNNRFGELREGVWLRPDNLDSQLPAEALQRGRELRSRDGDPADLAAHLWDLPGWARIGRDLLDEMNWAADIPGQFTVAAAMVRHLLTDPVLPDELLPGDWPGAALRDAYNTFAAELMSRRDNDELMEAT, encoded by the coding sequence ATGCCCAAGACGCTGGCGAGGATGACGGCCCGCTCGGTCGTGCTCAGCGTGCTGCTCGGCGCGCACCCCGCGTGGGCGTCCGCGGGCCAACTCATCAGGCTCACGGCCGATTTCGACATCAAAGAGCCGACGGTACGGGTGGCGTTGACCCGCATGGTCAGCGCAGGCGACCTGATCCGTTCGGAGGACGGCTATCGCTTGTCCGACCGGCTGCTGGCCAGACAGCGGCGACAGGACGATGCGATCAACCCGCGGCTGCGTGCCTGGGACGGGTCTTGGAAGACGTTGGTGATCACCAGCATCGGCACCGATGCCCGTACCCGCGCCGGGCTGCGGAACATACTGCAGAACAACAGATTCGGCGAGCTTCGCGAGGGCGTGTGGCTGCGGCCGGACAACCTGGACTCGCAGCTGCCTGCCGAGGCGCTGCAGCGGGGGCGCGAGCTGCGCAGCCGAGACGGCGACCCCGCTGATCTCGCCGCCCATCTGTGGGATCTGCCGGGATGGGCACGCATCGGGCGTGATCTGCTCGATGAAATGAATTGGGCGGCCGACATCCCCGGTCAGTTCACGGTCGCGGCCGCTATGGTTCGGCACTTGCTCACCGACCCGGTGCTGCCCGATGAATTACTACCTGGGGACTGGCCAGGCGCCGCACTGCGGGATGCCTACAACACCTTCGCCGCGGAGCTGATGTCCCGGCGTGACAACGATGAACTGATGGAGGCGACATGA
- a CDS encoding phosphatase PAP2 family protein has translation MSAVDESSIAPPRALETVEPAPNLTRTRRLQILRWIAIAIWASVIVYRTVTDGFAFNRELVLLYVCTGLAAASIGQGRKMLYVIRDWLPFALVLIAYDLSRGAADMIGRPTLWEWPADVDRWLFSGTMPTVWLQEQLKLPQPPWWEVVISSVYMSFFILPYVVAAVLWLRDREEWKSFVKLFVGLNVAGLAIYATLPAAPPWAAARCTSADVAGGPANPRCMFGSARGVPDGGVLGAMQSVQDGAHNWVERIVGRGWGNLNLHSATALLDQGQASVNLVAAIPSLHAGMTAAVAMFLWNRVHRGWRPVLVIYPLVMAFTLVYTAEHYVIDILLGWALAVVTIVALNRHEARRARRLNAP, from the coding sequence GTGTCCGCCGTTGACGAGTCGTCAATTGCGCCGCCGCGCGCCCTCGAGACCGTCGAGCCCGCTCCCAATCTGACCCGTACCCGACGGCTTCAGATTCTGCGGTGGATCGCCATCGCCATTTGGGCGTCGGTCATCGTCTATCGCACGGTGACCGACGGTTTCGCGTTCAACCGCGAACTGGTACTGCTCTACGTCTGCACCGGTCTGGCCGCGGCGAGCATCGGTCAGGGCCGCAAGATGCTGTACGTCATCCGCGACTGGCTGCCGTTCGCCTTGGTGCTCATCGCCTACGACCTCAGCAGGGGCGCCGCCGACATGATCGGTCGGCCGACGTTGTGGGAGTGGCCCGCCGACGTGGATCGGTGGCTGTTCTCGGGGACGATGCCGACGGTCTGGCTGCAGGAACAGCTGAAACTTCCTCAACCACCCTGGTGGGAAGTGGTCATCAGCAGCGTCTACATGTCGTTCTTCATCCTTCCCTACGTTGTGGCGGCGGTGCTGTGGCTGCGTGACCGCGAGGAGTGGAAGTCGTTCGTCAAGCTGTTCGTCGGACTCAACGTCGCGGGATTGGCGATCTACGCGACGCTGCCGGCCGCACCGCCGTGGGCGGCCGCCCGCTGCACTTCGGCCGACGTCGCGGGCGGTCCCGCCAATCCGCGGTGCATGTTCGGGTCGGCCCGAGGGGTGCCTGACGGCGGCGTGCTCGGCGCGATGCAGTCCGTCCAGGACGGCGCCCACAACTGGGTCGAGCGAATCGTCGGCCGCGGGTGGGGCAACCTGAACCTGCACTCGGCGACGGCGCTGCTGGACCAGGGCCAAGCAAGCGTGAACCTCGTCGCGGCGATCCCCTCGCTGCACGCCGGTATGACTGCGGCGGTCGCGATGTTCCTGTGGAACCGCGTGCACCGGGGCTGGCGGCCGGTACTGGTGATCTACCCGCTGGTCATGGCGTTCACGCTGGTGTACACGGCCGAGCACTACGTCATCGACATCCTCTTGGGCTGGGCGCTGGCCGTCGTCACGATCGTGGCGCTGAATCGTCACGAGGCGCGAAGGGCTCGGCGTCTGAACGCGCCATAG
- a CDS encoding DUF3060 domain-containing protein: protein MMWTVTARSLAACVVSVPVALTVGAPVAGAQPPGVCNPYLRQCAGNVVVGDDVQGDTHITGTGIVKTIDCGNRTLLVNGGGNQITALGTCWAVTVQGNGNIVVADNVINDVTVYGWDQTVLYKNGAPKIWDRGRELGMTNVVNRVAS, encoded by the coding sequence ATGATGTGGACTGTGACCGCCCGGTCTCTGGCGGCATGCGTGGTCTCGGTGCCGGTCGCGCTGACGGTGGGAGCACCGGTCGCAGGTGCGCAGCCGCCGGGGGTATGCAACCCATATCTGCGTCAGTGCGCCGGCAACGTCGTTGTCGGTGACGACGTCCAGGGCGATACCCACATCACCGGCACCGGGATCGTCAAGACGATCGACTGCGGTAACCGCACACTGCTGGTGAACGGCGGAGGCAACCAGATCACCGCGCTGGGCACCTGTTGGGCGGTGACCGTTCAGGGCAACGGAAACATCGTCGTCGCCGACAACGTGATCAATGACGTGACGGTGTACGGCTGGGACCAGACCGTGCTCTACAAGAACGGTGCACCGAAGATCTGGGACCGCGGCCGTGAACTCGGGATGACGAACGTCGTCAACAGGGTGGCGTCATGA
- a CDS encoding deoxyribonuclease IV gives MLIGSHVHGDDPLADAAADGAEVVQFFLGNPQSWKKPKPREDAETLKAAPIPLYVHAPYLINVASANNRVRIPSRKILQDTCDAASEINATAVIVHGGHADDNDYEAGFERWVKALDYLETDMQVYLENTAGGDHAMARHFDVIGRLWDRIGDTGIGFCLDTCHAWAAGEELIDAVARIKALTGRIDLVHCNDSRDAAGSGADRHANFGTGQIDPQLLVAVVGAADAPVICETADAGRKDDIAFLREHLG, from the coding sequence GTGCTTATCGGTTCGCATGTTCACGGAGACGATCCCCTGGCTGACGCCGCTGCCGACGGCGCCGAGGTGGTGCAGTTCTTCCTCGGTAATCCGCAGAGTTGGAAGAAGCCCAAACCGCGCGAGGACGCCGAAACTCTGAAAGCCGCGCCGATTCCGCTTTATGTCCACGCCCCTTATCTGATCAACGTCGCGTCGGCCAACAACAGGGTGCGCATTCCGTCGCGCAAGATCCTGCAGGACACCTGTGACGCCGCATCGGAGATCAACGCCACCGCGGTGATCGTGCACGGCGGCCATGCCGACGACAACGACTACGAGGCCGGCTTCGAGCGCTGGGTCAAGGCGCTGGATTACCTCGAGACCGACATGCAGGTGTACCTGGAGAACACCGCGGGCGGGGATCACGCGATGGCCCGCCACTTCGACGTCATCGGGCGGCTGTGGGATCGCATCGGTGACACCGGTATCGGGTTCTGCCTGGACACCTGCCACGCGTGGGCGGCAGGTGAAGAACTGATCGACGCAGTCGCCCGTATCAAGGCGCTCACCGGCCGCATCGACCTGGTGCACTGCAATGATTCCCGCGACGCCGCTGGGTCGGGCGCCGACCGGCACGCCAACTTCGGCACTGGTCAGATCGATCCGCAGTTGCTGGTCGCAGTGGTCGGCGCCGCCGATGCGCCGGTCATCTGCGAAACGGCCGACGCGGGCCGAAAGGACGACATCGCGTTTCTGCGCGAACACCTCGGCTGA
- a CDS encoding DUF3060 domain-containing protein — protein MMRAPALVIAGAAAVVMLAGCGSESSDTKTPTATAGSSGAQVEVGNTINYGSFGTTADIDCADGKSLNIGGSNNTLTVKGTCANVNIGGADNKVTFDRIDKEISVVGLNNTVTYKDGDPKINDTGSNNKIGKG, from the coding sequence ATGATGCGCGCACCCGCACTGGTGATCGCCGGGGCGGCGGCCGTCGTGATGCTCGCCGGATGTGGTTCGGAGAGCTCCGACACCAAGACACCGACAGCGACCGCAGGCAGTTCCGGTGCGCAGGTCGAGGTCGGCAACACGATCAACTACGGGTCGTTCGGCACCACCGCCGACATCGACTGCGCGGACGGCAAGTCGCTCAACATCGGTGGGTCCAACAACACCCTCACGGTCAAGGGCACGTGCGCGAACGTGAACATCGGCGGCGCCGACAACAAGGTCACCTTCGACCGCATAGACAAAGAGATCAGCGTCGTCGGCCTGAACAACACCGTCACCTACAAAGACGGCGACCCGAAGATCAACGACACGGGTTCGAACAACAAGATCGGTAAGGGCTGA
- a CDS encoding crotonase/enoyl-CoA hydratase family protein, with product MTHAIRPVDFDNLKTMTYEVTDRVARITFNRPEKGNAIVADTPLELSALVERADLDPRVHVILVSGRGEGFCAGFDLSAYAEGSSSAGGGSPYKDTVLSGKTQAINHLPDQPWDPMIDYQMMSRFVRGFSSLLHADKPTVAKIHGYCVAGGTDIALHADQVIAAADAKIGYPPTRVWGVPAAGMWAHRLGDQRAKRLLLTGDSITGTQAAEWGLAVEAPAPEDLDERTERLVERIAAVPINQLIMVKLAMNSALLNQGTANSAMVSTIFDGIARHTPEGHAFVAQSREHGFREAVRQRDEPFGDHGRKASGV from the coding sequence ATGACGCACGCGATCAGGCCGGTGGATTTCGACAATCTGAAGACGATGACCTACGAGGTCACCGACCGCGTCGCGCGCATCACGTTCAACCGCCCCGAGAAGGGCAACGCGATCGTCGCGGACACCCCGCTGGAACTGTCCGCGCTCGTCGAACGCGCGGACCTCGACCCCAGGGTGCACGTGATCCTGGTATCCGGTCGCGGCGAGGGGTTTTGCGCGGGCTTCGACCTGTCCGCCTACGCCGAGGGGTCCTCGTCGGCCGGCGGTGGCAGCCCGTACAAGGACACGGTGCTGTCCGGCAAGACCCAGGCGATCAACCACCTGCCCGATCAGCCGTGGGATCCGATGATCGACTACCAGATGATGAGCCGCTTCGTCCGCGGGTTCTCCAGCCTGCTGCACGCCGACAAGCCGACCGTCGCCAAGATCCACGGCTACTGCGTGGCGGGCGGCACCGACATCGCGCTGCACGCCGATCAGGTGATCGCGGCCGCCGACGCCAAGATCGGCTACCCGCCCACTCGGGTCTGGGGTGTTCCCGCCGCCGGGATGTGGGCGCACCGGCTCGGCGATCAGCGCGCCAAACGCCTTCTGCTGACTGGTGATTCGATCACGGGGACGCAGGCCGCCGAATGGGGGCTCGCGGTGGAGGCGCCGGCGCCCGAGGATCTCGACGAGCGCACGGAGCGACTGGTCGAGCGGATTGCCGCCGTTCCGATCAACCAGCTGATCATGGTGAAGCTCGCGATGAACTCCGCGCTGCTCAATCAGGGCACCGCCAACAGCGCGATGGTGTCGACGATCTTCGACGGTATCGCTCGGCACACGCCAGAGGGGCATGCATTCGTGGCACAGTCTCGCGAGCACGGTTTCAGGGAGGCGGTCCGCCAACGCGACGAGCCGTTCGGGGACCATGGCCGGAAGGCGTCCGGAGTCTGA
- a CDS encoding acyl-CoA dehydrogenase family protein produces MSDTHVVTNQVPLLEDYNPATSPVLAEALIREGGGWGVDEVSDLGAISGSRQAQRWGELADRNQPVLHTHDRYGHRVDEVEYDPAYHELMTTAIAHGLHAAPWADDRPGAHVVRAAKMSVWTPEPGHVCPISMTYAVVPALRANAELAKVYEPLLASRQYDPELKVPSTKAGITAGMSMTEKQGGSDVRVGTTQATPNADGSYSLTGHKWFTSAPMCDIFLVLAQAPGGLSCFFLPRVLPDGSRNRMFLQRLKDKLGNHANASSEVEYDGATAWLVGEEGRGVSTIIEMVNLTRLDCTLGSATSMRSGLTRAIHHAQHRKVFGEYLIDQPLMRNVLADLAVEAEAATILAMRMAGATDAAVRGDERETMLRRIGLAAGKYWVCKRATPHAGEAMECLGGNGYVEESGMPRLYREAPLMGIWEGSGNVSALDTLRAVATRPECVDVLFDELSSTAGHDVRLDAHVDALRSALAELETIQYRARKVAEDVSLALQGSLLIRHGHPAVAEAFLATRLGGQWGGAFGTLPTGLDLAPILERALVKG; encoded by the coding sequence ATGTCAGACACGCATGTCGTCACCAATCAGGTCCCGCTGCTCGAGGACTACAACCCAGCCACCTCTCCGGTTCTCGCAGAGGCGCTGATCCGCGAGGGCGGCGGATGGGGCGTGGACGAGGTGTCCGACCTCGGTGCGATCTCGGGCTCGAGACAAGCCCAGCGCTGGGGCGAGTTGGCCGACCGCAACCAACCGGTCCTGCACACCCACGACCGCTATGGCCACCGTGTCGACGAGGTCGAGTACGACCCCGCCTACCACGAGCTGATGACAACGGCGATCGCCCACGGTCTGCACGCCGCGCCGTGGGCCGACGACCGACCGGGCGCCCATGTCGTGCGCGCCGCCAAGATGTCGGTGTGGACGCCAGAACCCGGCCACGTCTGCCCGATCTCGATGACCTACGCCGTCGTCCCCGCTCTGCGTGCCAACGCCGAACTCGCGAAGGTCTACGAGCCCCTGTTGGCCAGCCGCCAGTACGACCCCGAACTGAAGGTGCCCTCGACGAAGGCCGGCATCACCGCGGGCATGTCGATGACGGAGAAGCAGGGCGGCTCCGACGTACGTGTGGGCACCACGCAGGCGACGCCGAACGCGGACGGCAGCTACAGCCTCACCGGCCACAAGTGGTTCACCTCCGCGCCGATGTGTGACATCTTCCTCGTCCTCGCGCAGGCCCCCGGTGGGCTGTCCTGCTTCTTTTTGCCGCGCGTCCTGCCCGACGGCAGCCGCAACCGAATGTTCCTGCAGCGCCTCAAGGACAAGCTCGGCAACCACGCGAACGCCTCCAGCGAGGTGGAATACGACGGCGCCACCGCCTGGCTCGTCGGTGAGGAGGGTCGTGGCGTCTCGACGATCATCGAGATGGTCAACCTGACCCGGCTGGATTGCACACTGGGCAGCGCGACCAGCATGCGCAGCGGTCTGACCCGCGCGATTCACCATGCGCAGCATCGAAAGGTGTTCGGCGAGTACCTGATTGATCAACCGCTGATGCGCAACGTGCTCGCCGACCTCGCGGTCGAGGCTGAGGCCGCCACCATCCTCGCGATGCGCATGGCAGGCGCCACCGACGCCGCGGTGCGTGGTGACGAACGTGAGACGATGCTGCGCCGCATCGGTCTGGCGGCGGGCAAGTACTGGGTGTGCAAGCGCGCCACCCCGCACGCCGGCGAAGCGATGGAATGCCTCGGCGGCAACGGCTATGTCGAGGAGTCCGGTATGCCGAGGCTGTACCGGGAAGCGCCGCTGATGGGCATTTGGGAGGGATCTGGCAACGTCAGCGCGCTGGACACGTTGCGCGCCGTGGCAACCCGGCCGGAGTGTGTCGACGTGCTCTTCGACGAACTGTCGTCGACAGCAGGCCATGACGTCCGGTTGGACGCCCATGTCGACGCGCTGCGGTCCGCGCTGGCTGAGCTGGAGACCATCCAGTATCGCGCCCGCAAGGTCGCCGAGGACGTCAGTCTGGCTCTGCAGGGATCGTTGCTCATTCGGCACGGCCACCCCGCGGTCGCCGAGGCATTCCTTGCGACCCGGCTCGGCGGCCAATGGGGTGGCGCCTTCGGAACGCTGCCCACCGGACTGGATCTCGCGCCGATCCTGGAACGTGCTCTAGTAAAGGGATGA